A stretch of the Notamacropus eugenii isolate mMacEug1 chromosome 2, mMacEug1.pri_v2, whole genome shotgun sequence genome encodes the following:
- the ZBTB7B gene encoding zinc finger and BTB domain-containing protein 7B codes for MGSPEDDLIGIPFPDHSSELLSCLNEQRQLGQLCDLTIRTQGLEYRTHRAVLAACSHYFKKLFTEGGGGTGASGGMAASSGAGVCELDFVGPEALGALLEFAYTATLTTSSANMPAVLQAARLLEIPCVIAACVEILQGSGLEAPGPDEDDCERARQYLEAFATVGTRVPNGDDSPLPAPLPPPPPPTRPVPRRSRKPRKAFLQTKRPQTNHLVSDVAAIPSHPFTYPDEEEAGSGMGLGDGYSPPGGARSPPEGHLGYEGYDGEEEEEDLVYPPGYGLAQTGAPPLSPEELVSDEDAIDPDLMAYLSSLNHEALTPGLDGQDKLVRKRRSQMPQECPVCHKIIHGAGKLPRHMRTHTGEKPFACEVCGVRFTRNDKLKIHMRKHTGERPYSCPHCPARFLHSYDLKNHMHLHTGDRPFECHLCHKAFAKEDHLQRHLKGQNCLEVRTRRRRKDDAPPHYPPPQVPTPTGPGLDLSNGHLDDFRLSLARFWEQPARAGPPPPPPGPPEEDEEEGAPTTPQAEGAMESS; via the exons ATGGGGAGCCCTGAAGATGATCTCATTGGGATTCCCTTCCCAGATCACAGCAGTGAACTCCTAAGCTGTCTAAATGAGCAGCGCCAGCTgggccagctgtgtgacctcacaATCCGAACCCAAGGTCTAGAATACCGAACCCATCGGGCCGTGCTGGCTGCTTGCAGCCACTACTTTAAGAAACTGTTCACTGAGGGGGGTGGGGGCACCGGTGCCAGTGGTGGGATGGCTGCCTCTTCCGGTGCTGGCGTCTGTGAACTGGATTTTGTGGGGCCAGAAGCACTAGGAGCCCTGCTGGAGTTTGCCTACACAGCCACCCTCACTACCAGTAGCGCCAACATGCCTGCTGTCCTCCAGGCAGCTAGACTGCTGGAGATCCCCTGTGTCATTGCTGCCTGTGTTGAAATCCTGCAGGGGAGTGGGCTGGAGGCTCCTGGACCTGATGAAGATGACTGTGAAAGAGCCCGCCAGTACCTGGAGGCCTTTGCAACTGTGGGCACTCGGGTGCCCAATGGTGATGACAGTCCACTACCAGCCCCTCTTCCACCACCCCCGCCCCCAACACGACCTGTTCCCCGACGAAGCCGAAAGCCCCGAAAAGCCTTTTTGCAGACAAAGAGGCCTCAAACCAACCATCTGGTGTCTGATGTGGCTGCCATCCCCTCCCACCCCTTTACCTATCCAGATGAGGAAGAGGCAGGAAGTGGCATGGGGCTAGGGGATGGCTATAGCCCCCCTGGCGGGGCCAGGTCACCTCCTGAGGGGCACCTGGGTTATGAAGGATAtgatggggaggaagaagaggaagatctAGTGTACCCACCAGGCTATGGGCTGGCACAGACTGGGGCACCCCCCTTGTCTCCTGAAGAGTTGGTCTCAGATGAGGATGCCATTGACCCCGACCTGATGGCCTATCTGAGTTCCCTGAACCACGAAGCCCTCACACCAGGGTTAGATGGCCAGGACAAACTGGTGCGAAAGCGTCGTTCCCAGATGCCCCAGGAATGTCCAGTTTGTCACAAGATCATTCATGGGGCAGGCAAGCTGCCCCGACACATGCGGACCCACACTGGTGAGAAGCCTTTTGCCTGCGAGGTCTGTGGCGTCAGGTTCACCAG gaATGACAAGCTGAAGATCCACATGAGGAAGCACACTGGTGAGCGGCCATACTCATGCCCACATTGCCCAGCACGCTTCCTCCACAGCTATGACCTCAAGAACCACATGCACCTGCACACAGGCGACAGGCCCTTTGAATGCCACCTGTGCCACAAGGCTTTCGCCAAGGAGGACCACCTGCAGCGCCACCTGAAGGGTCAGAACTGCCTGGAGGTCCGGACCCGACGTCGGAGAAAAGATGATGcacccccccactaccccccaccccaggtgCCCACCCCAACTGGCCCTGGCCTTGACCTTTCCAACGGGCACCTGGATGACTTCCGCCTCTCCCTGGCGCGTTTCTGGGAGCAGCCAGCCAGGGCTGggcctcctcctccacccccagggCCTCCtgaagaagatgaggaggagggggcACCAACCACACCCCAGGCTGAGGGTGCCATGGAATCCTCTTAA